The proteins below come from a single Chrysoperla carnea chromosome 1, inChrCarn1.1, whole genome shotgun sequence genomic window:
- the LOC123305446 gene encoding probable NADH dehydrogenase [ubiquinone] 1 alpha subcomplex subunit 12, which translates to MSGLLPFDKFRHFFGAIKQAGGFRGALYKLYRQDDLKAGNLVGKDKYGNHYYENNHFFYGRNRWIEYADHYNLDYDASQVPAEWYGWLHYKTDLPPHKDPTRPKYKWMSDHVENLTGQPGQYIPYSTVPEKVQAWDPNNPKGN; encoded by the exons ATGTCTGGATTACTGCCGTTTGATAAATTTCGGCATTTTTTTGGAGCTATTAAACAAGCTGGTGGATTTAGAGGtgctttatataaattatatag GCAAGATGATTTAAAAGCTGGTAATCTTGTTGGAAAAGATAAATATGGTAATCATTATTATGAGAATAACCACTTCTTCTATGGGCGTAATCGTTGGATTGAATATGCCGATCATTATAACTTAGATTACGATGCATCTCAAGTACCAGCTGAATGGTATGGTTGGCTTCATTATAAAACAGATTTACCACCCcataag GATCCAACAAGACCAAAATATAAATGGATGTCTGATCACGTAGAAAATTTAACTGGACAACCAGGACAATATATACCATATTCTACTGTTCCTGAAAAAGTTCAAGCATGGGATCCAAACAATCCCAAAGGAAATTAg
- the LOC123291640 gene encoding 28S ribosomal protein S15, mitochondrial gives MNLNILRLTLNNLLKPIVNTNILSRNYAFKSDLKIKWVRPEKIPCIKPEKSGDLKPLAPIDLHQYSLEYKGSKELENADEIVKKLFTLEYQPKYKATLVAMREMVEKVRRHPQDCGSMEVKIAKMTVLIRNMQKTMEEFPRNRRMKVRLKEMIDRRKKFLKYLRTWDYKRFEWLLEKLDLVYKPPPNEFHWITRKESLQKLTDKYCEDLKNERLGAYRRELEAQQEDFLKDKIQKLQFIRNEQLDCGVHITIEQAEIDATKKQLEELQKTKKMVEELEAKK, from the coding sequence atgaatttgaatatattacgATTAACgttgaataatttattgaaaccaATTGTAAATACCAATATATTATCACGTAATTATGCTTTTAAAagtgacttaaaaataaaatgggtACGACCGGAGAAAATTCCTTGCATAAAACCAGAAAAAAGTGGAGATTTAAAACCACTAGCACCGATAGATTTACACCAATATTCATTGGAATATAAAGGATCAAAAGAATTGGAAAATGCTGatgaaatagttaaaaaattattcacactTGAATATCAACCAAAATATAAAGCCACATTAGTTGCAATGCGTGAAATGGTTGAAAAAGTCCGAAGACATCCGCAAGATTGTGGTTCAATGGAAGTGAAAATTGCCAAAATGACTGTACTAATTCGTAATATGCAGAAAACAATGGAAGAATTTCCTAGAAATCGACGAATGAAAGTTCGTCTAAAGGAAATGATCGATCGTcgtaaaaaattcttaaaatatttacgaaCGTGGGATTACAAACGATTTGAATGGTTACTAGAAAAATTAGATTTGGTTTATAAACCACCACCGAATGAATTTCATTGGATTACCCGTAAAGAATCTTTGCAAAAGCTAACTGATAAATATTGCGAAGATTTGAAAAATGAGCGACTTGGAGCCTACCGTCGAGAACTTGAAGCGCAACAagaagattttttaaaagataaaatacaaaaattacaatttattcgaAACGAGCAATTAGATTGTGGAGTCCATATTACCATTGAACAGGCTGAAATAGATGCTACCAAGAAACAGTTAGAGGAATTacaaaaaactaagaaaatggTGGAAGAGTTAGaagctaaaaaataa